The Deinococcus radiotolerans genomic interval CCCCACGGGCTGACTGCAACTCTGCTTCCTCACCCCCGACGCCTCCAGCGTCGGGGGTGCGCTTTGTTGTGCCTCCACCTCAACCACTTTCTGAACCGGGTACAATTCCTGGCATGACCACTCCGTTCGAACAGGCCCAGCAGGACGTGCAGATCCTCAGCCGCAAACCCAGCAACGACACCCTCCTGAAGCTGTACGCGCTGTACAAGCAGGGCAGTGCCGGTGACGTGAGCGGCAAACGCCCCGGCGGATTCGATTTCGTCGGCGGCGCCAAGTACGACGCCTGGGAAACCGTGAAGGGTAAAACCCAGGAGGAAGCCCAGGCGGAGTACGTGGCACTCGTGCAGACGCTCAAAACGCAGGACTGAGTGCAACCTCTCGGGGTCCCGGCCGTTGAATGCCGGACGCGCGGCCCCGCGGGCGTTCACGGTAAGCTGGGGGCTGTGAGTGACGCGCCCCCCACCCTGACGCCGGACGTCCTGAGCGGCGCGAAGGCCCGCATGCGTACCCTGGCCGCCGAGTACGGGGCGGCGCTCCCGGGCCTGGACACGCACAGCCTGATGGTCGGCCTGGACGACGTGCAGCTGACCTTCATGGCCATGGGTGACCGGGACGGCGCGTACGACCCGGAGCACAAGGTGATCCTGATCAACAGTCAGGTGCGGCCAGAACGGCAGCGCTTCACGCTGGCCCACGAGATCAGCCACGCCCTGCTGCTGCGCGACGATGACCTGCTGAGCGACCTGCACGACGAGTTCGAGGGTGACCGGCTGGAACAGGTGATCGAGACGCTGTGCAATGTGGGCGCCGCGGCGCTGCTGATGCCGCAGGGCCTGATCGAGGAGCTCCTGTCCCGCTTCGGCCCGACCGGCCGGGCGCTGGGTGAACTGGCCCGCCGCGCGGACGTGAGCGCCAGCACCGCGCTGTACACCCTGGCTGAGCATACGGCCGCGCCCGTCCTGTACGCTGTGTGCGCCGTGACCCGCCAAGGGGACGACGATGAAGAGGGCGGTGGG includes:
- a CDS encoding ImmA/IrrE family metallo-endopeptidase, which encodes MRTLAAEYGAALPGLDTHSLMVGLDDVQLTFMAMGDRDGAYDPEHKVILINSQVRPERQRFTLAHEISHALLLRDDDLLSDLHDEFEGDRLEQVIETLCNVGAAALLMPQGLIEELLSRFGPTGRALGELARRADVSASTALYTLAEHTAAPVLYAVCAVTRQGDDDEEGGGKALTVRVSSAAPGVKYSLRVGTPIPDDHPAAVALDTRLPIAEDSFVPFRSGRKMPAHVDAFPDRHRVMVSFHLREKVREGA
- a CDS encoding acyl-CoA-binding protein, which gives rise to MTTPFEQAQQDVQILSRKPSNDTLLKLYALYKQGSAGDVSGKRPGGFDFVGGAKYDAWETVKGKTQEEAQAEYVALVQTLKTQD